TGGCGACGGTCGCCGCCTACTTCCTGTCCAAGGTCATCACCGGCTACCCGCCCACCTACTCGGGCCTGTTGGTGCTCGGTCTGATGGTCGGCATGGGCCTGGTCGGCTTCCTCGACGACTACATCAAGATCGTCAAGCGACGCTCGCTCGGTCTGCGGGCCAAGGCGAAGATGGCCGGCCAGCTGATCGTCGGCATCAGCTTCGCGGTGCTCGCGCTGATGTTCCCGGACGCCCGCAACAACACCCCGGCCTCCGACAAGTTGTCGTTCATCACGGACTTCGGCTGGAAGATCGGCCCCGTGCTGTTCGTGATCTGGGCGCTGTTCATGATTCTCGCCATGTCGAACGGCGTGAACCTGACGGACGGTCTGGACGGCCTGGCCACCGGTGCCTCGGTGCTCGTCTTCGGCGCCTACACGTTCATCGGCGTCTGGCAGTTCCAGGAGTCCTGCGCCAACGCGGGCACCCTGACCAACCCGGGCGCCTGTTACGAGGTGCGCGACCCGCTCGACCTGGCCGTCATCGCCTCGGCGCTGATGGGTGCCTGCCTCGGCTTCCTGTGGTGGAACACCTCGCCGGCGAAGATCTTCATGGGCGACACCGGTTCGCTGGCCCTCGGCGGAGTCCTCACGGGTCTGGCCATCTGCTCCCGCACGGAGCTGCTCGTGGCCATCATGGGCGGCCTGTTCGTCCTCATCACCATGTCGGTCGTCATCCAGGTCGGCTCCTTCAAGCTCACTGGCAAGCGCGTCTTCCGGATGGCGCCGTTGCAGCACCACTTCGAACTCAAGGGCTGGTCCGAGGTCCTCGTGGTGGTCCGCTTCTGGATCATCCAGGGCATCTGTGTGATCGTCGGCCTGGGTCTCTTCTACGCGGGATGGGCAGCAGAAAAGTGACCTCCTCGGTGTCCGCGGACTTCCAGGGCAAGCACGTCACCGTCGCCGGACTCGGCGTCTCCGGCATCCCGGCGGCCAAGGTGCTGCACGCGCGCGGGGCGCTCGTCACGGTCGTCAACGACGGCGACGACGCACGCGCGCGTGAGCAGGCCGCCGAGTTGGAGGCGCTCGGCGTCACCGTCCGCCTCGGCGACGGCGCGACCCTGCCCGAGGGCACCGAACTCATCGTCACCGCACCCGGCTGGAAGCCCGACAAGCCGCTGTTCACGGCGGCCCGGGAAGCCGGTGTCGAGGTCTGGGGCGACGTCGAACTCGCCTGGCGCCTGCGCGGCCCCGACGCGGCCCCCTGGCTCGCGATCACCGGCACCAACGGCAAGACGACGACCACGCAGATGCTGGCGTCCATCCTGAAGGCCGCCGGACTGCGCACCGCCGCCGTCGGCAACATCGGCGTCTCCCTGCTGGACGTGGTCCTCGGCGAGGAGCAGTACGACGTCCTGGCCGTGGAGTTGTCGAGCTACCAGCTCCACTGGGCGCCCTCCCTGCGCGCCCACTCGGCGGCCGTCCTGAACCTCGCCCCGGACCACCTCGACTGGCACGGCTCCATGGAGGCGTACGCGCGCGACAAGGGCCGTGTCTACGAGGGCAATCGCGTCGCCTGCGTCTACAACGTGGCCGACAAGGCCACCGAGGACCTGGTGCGCGAGGCCGACGTCGAGGAGGGCTGCCGGGCCATCGGCTTCACCCTCGGCTCACCCGGCCCCTCCCAACTCGGCGTCGTGGACGGCATCCTGGTCGACCGCGCCTTCGTGGAGAACCGGCAGAAGAACGCCCAGGAGCTCGCCGAGGTCTCCGACGTCAACCCGCCCGCCCCGCACAACATCGCCAACGCCCTTGCGGCGGCGGCCCTCGCGCGCGCCTTCGGGGTGCCCGCCAAGGCCGTACGGGACGGTCTGCGGGCGTTCACCCCGGACGCCCACCGCATCGCGCACGTGGCCGACGTGGACGGCGTCGCGTACGTGGACGACTCCAAGGCCACCAACACCCACGCCGCGGAAGCCTCGTTGGCGGCGTACGAGTCCATCGTGTGGATCGCCGGCGGGCTCGCCAAGGGGGCCTCCTTCGACGAGCTGGTCGCCAAGTCGGCAAAGCGACTTCGGGGCGTGGTGCTGATCGGCGCCGACCGGGCCCTGATCCGCGAAGCCCTCGCGCGACACGCGCCGGAAGTACCCGTGGTCGACCTCGACCGGACCGACACTGGGGCGATGCTCCAGGCGGTGACGGAGGCGAAGCGGCTGGCTCGGCCCGGCGACACGGTGCTGCTGGCCCCGGCCTGCGCCTCCATGGACATGTTCACCAACTACAACAAGCGCGGTGACGCGTTCGCGGAGGCGGTTCGCGAACTCGGCTCCTGACCGACGTAGCGGAGGCTCTGATGCCCAGCAGCCGTACCGGCCGACCGCCCGTGCAGCGGACCGTCAGACGTCCCGCCGCTCCCCGGACCGCGCGCGACAACCCCGTACGACAGCTCTATCTGCGCGCGAAGAAGGCCTGGGACCGGCCGCTGACCGCGTACTACCTCATCCTCGGCGGCAGCCTGCTGATCACCGTGCTGGGGCTGGTGATGGTCTACTCGGCCTCCCAGATCACGGCCCTTCAGATGTCGCTGCCGGGGTCCTTCTTCTTCCGCAAACAGTTCCTGGCCGCCGCCATCGGCGGAGTGCTGCTGCTGGCCGCGTCCCGGATGCCGGTGAAGCTGCACCGGGCGCTGGCCTATCCGATCCTCGCGGGCGCGGTCTTCCTGATGGCCCTGGTGCAGGTGCCGGGGATAGGGATGTCGGTCAACGGCAACCAGAACTGGATCTCGCTCGGCGGCTCCTTCCAGATCCAGCCCAGTGAGTTCGGCAAGCTCGCGCTCGTGCTCTGGGGCGCCGACCTGCTCGCCCGCAAACAGGACAAGAAGCTGCTGAC
This DNA window, taken from Streptomyces sp. NBC_00663, encodes the following:
- the mraY gene encoding phospho-N-acetylmuramoyl-pentapeptide-transferase; protein product: MMKQILFAGVIGLFLTLVGTPLLIKLLARKGYGQYIRDDGPREHASKRGTPTMGGIAFILATVAAYFLSKVITGYPPTYSGLLVLGLMVGMGLVGFLDDYIKIVKRRSLGLRAKAKMAGQLIVGISFAVLALMFPDARNNTPASDKLSFITDFGWKIGPVLFVIWALFMILAMSNGVNLTDGLDGLATGASVLVFGAYTFIGVWQFQESCANAGTLTNPGACYEVRDPLDLAVIASALMGACLGFLWWNTSPAKIFMGDTGSLALGGVLTGLAICSRTELLVAIMGGLFVLITMSVVIQVGSFKLTGKRVFRMAPLQHHFELKGWSEVLVVVRFWIIQGICVIVGLGLFYAGWAAEK
- the murD gene encoding UDP-N-acetylmuramoyl-L-alanine--D-glutamate ligase, which translates into the protein MGSRKVTSSVSADFQGKHVTVAGLGVSGIPAAKVLHARGALVTVVNDGDDARAREQAAELEALGVTVRLGDGATLPEGTELIVTAPGWKPDKPLFTAAREAGVEVWGDVELAWRLRGPDAAPWLAITGTNGKTTTTQMLASILKAAGLRTAAVGNIGVSLLDVVLGEEQYDVLAVELSSYQLHWAPSLRAHSAAVLNLAPDHLDWHGSMEAYARDKGRVYEGNRVACVYNVADKATEDLVREADVEEGCRAIGFTLGSPGPSQLGVVDGILVDRAFVENRQKNAQELAEVSDVNPPAPHNIANALAAAALARAFGVPAKAVRDGLRAFTPDAHRIAHVADVDGVAYVDDSKATNTHAAEASLAAYESIVWIAGGLAKGASFDELVAKSAKRLRGVVLIGADRALIREALARHAPEVPVVDLDRTDTGAMLQAVTEAKRLARPGDTVLLAPACASMDMFTNYNKRGDAFAEAVRELGS